cgccggagccggagacgacgacgaggtggccggAGTTCGCCGGTAGTCAGCATGGGCTGGAGATGGGCCGGAATTTGCCGGTAGTCAGCATGGGCTGCAGATGGGCCATTTGGTGATGACGTCAGAGGCCCAAACTGAGCTGGAAAACATGGCgacgccaaaaaaaaaaagagagagagaaagaaaacctCCTGTTGTGAACTACCCTTCCCTGATTGCGTTTACGCTCTATAAGCTTTTTGTTCACTAGGCTACCGCATCTCCTATTTTGCCATGTATTTTGCTTAATTTTTCTAGTGGGAATGATGTACTTTCGCATAGTGTTACTACTTATTTCCTGTGGATGCatgcttctttttttataatacaTTAAGTATTGCTCTTACCAGGTTGAAAATTGATGTCTAATTGTAGGTATCTTAAGTATTTGGGGTATGAAGTTAATTACGTGCGCAACTTCACCGATATTGATGATAAGGTAATAGCACAAAGACTTCCTTTGagcttctcaaaaaaaaaaaaaaaagacttcctttgagctccatttttttttccttccctaCATTGAGGATGGAATTGATCTGAGTCTCACATATAATTCTCTTTCATTTGGTAATATCCATCTTCCTAATCTGTATCTTGCTATTTCTagattttcttggaattattgttcttgatttttttttcccgggGATGAATTATCTTCAAAACTAGAAAGAGTTGACATTGACTCCAGAGCTTGTGTTGTTTGTGCAGATTATCAAACGGGCAAATGAAGCTGGTGAAGATGCACTTAGTTTGAGCAGTCGCTTCATCGATGAGTTCCATCGTGATATGTATGAACTTCAGTGCCTTCCCCCTACTCATGAGCCACGTGTAACAAAGCACATTGAGTAGATAATAGATTTGATAACCAAGGTATTGCTTAGCTGcttgttatactccctccatctacttttgatagtcatatttcatcttggcacacagaccaaggataagtaattctacttatcatctatttaaacatgctactagtcattcctcgtaaacaagcgatttatTGATATTTAcgtttctcgatgcccatgtagccaatcttgtgtggaagaatggagagtcatgcattaaatccgagaaagtcattaagatgataggttgttgaagtaaaatatgcctatcaaaaataaaattttcagattcggaaatatgactattaaaaatagatggagggagtaatgatTATTCCTGTTCAGCTATTACAAACAAGGGTAACTGATCGATTATGTTCACTGTTAATGCGCTTACATTTTCTGATTTTCATAAGAACTACTTGTCTAATCTCTTGTCTAATCTCTACTGTGTAGTGGTGATGGCATGGCTCTGATATTTGGCTCGTTTTGCTTGATGTTAAACACCTTTGTCTTATGTTCTTATATGCATTTGGACAGATAATGGACAATGGGAAAGCCTATACAATTGAAGGAGATGTGTATTTCTCTGTTGATAACTTCCCTGATTATCTGAGTTTATCTGGAAGGAAGGTAGACCAAAACCGTCCTGGAACACGAGTCGCTGTTGATGCAAGAAAGCGAAATCCTGCAGACTTTGCATTATGGAAGGTGACATACTGCTTTCACTTTAACCAAACTTACCCATTTGAGCCTCTTCTCTGTATTCTTGATAGACTTGTATTGTCTGTGCAGTCTGCTAAGGAGGGTGAGCCATCTTGGGAGAGCCCTTGGGGTCGTGGAAGGCCAGGATGGCATATTGAGTGCAGTGCGATGAGCGCTCATTATTTGGGTAATATTTTTGATATTCATGGTGGAGGAAAAGATTTGATCTTTCCTCATCATGAGAATGAGCTCGCACAAAGCCAAGCAGCTTATCCTGAGAGTGAGGTAAAATGCTGGATGCATAACGGGTTTGTCAACAAAGATGGCCAGAAAATGGCTAAGGCAGATAAGAATTTCTTCACCATCAGAGATGTAAGAGTTAATCTATCTCTGTTTAGCTGCGAATATATTTGCCCCATTCAGATTTCTAACCTGTGCCTTTGAACTTGACAATGTCTTTTTTCTTGTAGATTATTTCTCTGTACCATCCCATGGCTTTAAGATTATTTCTGATGCGTACACATTATAGATCAGATGTAAACCACTCTGATACAGCTCTTCAGTTTGCATCTGGCCGTCTATATTATATTTATCAGGTATCTCATGTCTGTCAATTTTCAATTTAGGCTAAACTTTATCTGAGTTATGTTGTATTTGTAAAATTCTTTGTAACTGTTTTATTATAAATCTTTCCCAGACTCTACATGACGGTGAAGAAACTGTGTCGTTATATGGTGAACacaagttggaaaactcaatacCGGCTGATGATCAAAAGTTGATCGAAGAGAACCATTCAAATTTTCTTGAGAAAATGTCAGATGATCTGCATACAACGGCTGCTCTTGATCACCTGATGGTGCCACTAAGAGCAATAAACAACAACCTAAGCGATCTGAAGGCATGTAACTAGTAGCTTTGAGTTTTCCGGGCTTTGAACACTGATACTTTTTATCATTGCTGTTGCACACAATGTTATCTGATTACTTGTTCTATCTGCAGAAGTTGCAACAAAAGCTAGAATACCAGAAAAAGAAACAGTCACagaagcaacagcagcagcaacagaaaAAACCAGAAGATTATATCCAAGCTCTGGTTGCCTTGCAGAATGAAGTCACCGATAAACTTTCCATCCTTGGCTTAATGCCAATGTCATCTTTGGCTGAGGTAACTTTGTTAGTTTTCACAACATGCATACTGTACTGTTTCCAACCACTGCTTAAGTTTGTGAACATGCTGAATTAATCTTCAATTCAACAGGCACTGAAGCAACTGAAGGACAAGGCATTGAAGCGAGCTGGCATGACTGCAGAGCAATTGCAACAAATGATCGAACAAAGAACGCTTGCCAGGAAGAACAAGGACTTCGCCGAGTCTGACCGGATCAGAACAGAGCTCTCTGCTCTCGGGATAGCTTTGATGGATGAGCCTACTGGGACATTATGGAGGCCATCTGAACCAGAACTAGCTGAAGGATCGTAAAAATATATCTAGATATCGCCTCCTGTGTCTGCACGTGAAtgtaaagaaaaaggaagaatgCATTTTAGTTGTTTTGCGTACCTCACAACATGAATATTTGTCCAAGGTGCTCGTCGTACACAGACCAACTATAActtcatttcatattttcatCATAGACTGTCTCCTGTGCATAATTCTATAAACTTCCTGCATTCTAAAGAAAGCCTTAATTTTAAGGGGAAAAAGGTCTATTTTATCCCTTTAACTATTTTCCCGGTTTGATTTACCTCTCAACTCTTTAAATCAAACAATATTCCTTGTTTTAATTTCTGCTGTTTAAAGAGTTACTAAGTTTAATTTGTCTATAATGCCTTGTGtcatagttgaaataaaaatTCAGGGACAAGTAATGACTTTTATTaatagtaatatgcccgtgctttGCAACGGGTTAGAAGGATTGGGTGAGTGAGACACATATATTTAAGGATTGGCTGGATGGATAGATTAAGGATAGAACGACACACGGTAGGATGGGTGGGTGGATAGAACGATGCATGCTGAGTAAATTCCCTGTATACCTtgaaaactcactcaatccctcCCATACCCTTGAAATCTACCAAATCATTTCTATAcccttaaaattttaatttccttttcATGCCTCTGCCATTTCATTTTCCTTCATTTTACTACTAATTTTGGATGCAAATGTCTTTTATGTCCTTGACGATATATGTTTGAATCTAAGCTTGAAAAACGATTGGAAATTTTGATTAAGAGCACGGTACgtgcattttatgaaactaacaAGACTAGATAATTAGTGCATTAAATTttaacataaattttgaaaaaaaacaaatgtagtaaattgaaattttaattggacaatggattttttttttattgtgagcACCATAGAAAAATGAGGGGcatccattaaaaaaattatcataaacatTAGTAGCCCCATCTTTGTATGAATGCTCTCATTGTTTatgactttttaataaataaataaatacatatttttttattatctaaaaataatttgtcaTTAATAATGTGTCGCACAACAAATTCGtaactataatagtctcatacGATAAACATATTTTCGATAATGTAATTCACACATTTTTATGTTCATCCATGTGGTTGGGTAAAATGATGAAATTAGATGGTCAATCAACAATCAACTAACGGAAGACTGGAAGAGACATGGAAGagttcaaaattaaattttagaggtATACAAGGAAGTAAGCACAACTTAGAGGAATAGTAGGGATTAGCTACAATTTCAGAGAAATAAAACGGATTTTCTCTAGGATAAAAGAACAACAAAGTTAGGAACATAccctctctgtcccaaaaataGATCAATCCTACCTACGAACCTGAACATATATACGTCCAGGTTATGTCTAGGTTCGTAGTTAGGAATTCGTTTTTTTCTAGGACGGAGTAGTACATTATATTTGGTCACCAGAGGTCAGtgttttagaacaacttttgtTCCCAATATCAGTTTCTAGAACCATAATAATCCACCGCAAGGACCACATCAACCTCGCCCCCAAATACTCCGCGTCTCCACCACCAAAGAGAGCAGCTGCTAATCAATATAAATCCCACACACACGCTCCTCCTAAATCCGgcttgacgccgccgccgccctcgcaaTTAATCAAACCGAATTCGAATCAGAGGCGCTAATCTGATCAGACACATCGTATTACTGCACCCGCCTGCCTCTCTGACCGCGACTCCCGCACCGTCGTCCGTCGCGTCGCTGTCACGACGCCCCGGCGACGCGAACGGCAAAGCGCCTGAAGAATGCTGGCAGAGAGAGATCCAGTGATTTGCGCCATTGAATGGCATGAAAAGGGAGATGGGCACATTGATGCGACGACCCTTCTCTTCTCAGTGGAGATAGACTGTCAGTGGAGTACTTAGTACTAATTAGTTTGGTCAGGGCACTGACAGTGTCTTTGTGTCACTGACTCAGCAGTGTGGTGTGTATGCACAATTTTGGTGATTGTTTCCAGTTGGAACTTCACCCCATTTGTAAATTAAACATTCTTGCAACTTTCTGCTGTTTCAATTGGGTGTGTCACTGtcaacggaaaaaaaaacaaaaagtaagCTACTCGCAAGGCTCAACTGATAGTTTAGATGTCAGAATCTACAGACAACCAAACACCCAGATTATACAGGGTTAATTAGAGCTCATCCACTGCATTTACTCTGCAATCAGAAGAAGCAAATCTAAATCTAGCTCGAACCCGGGAGTGACCACTGACCAACGCTAATCAAATCTAGATGGTGTCCCATTCATGGTTGGTGAGCAGCGTCCTGTAGATCGATCATATCGATCTATCGACCGTATTGCCTTCCCTGATTAATGCTGCATCAGCACCGTGTTAATCGGTTGGCATTTTGCAAATCCCAATCGGATGGTACATTGGAGTACTGCATACATGCCGGATACTGTCCACAGCAAGGACATTCATCAATGAAGCTCCTGAGGTAGCTGTGCTGTGCTCTTTGTGATCTTGTGAGAATGTGAGTTGCAATTGGGTAGAGATTTCTTTACCTTGTCATCAGTTCAGCTAACTTTCAGTTTTAGGTACTGATCAAGTTCAGAACTAACTTTCAGGCAGGGTTCTGTACTTCGTCTTCAGTAGTAAGTTCTAAACTTTTAGGTGGGTACTGTACCTCATTTGTActtgttttaaaaatattgGTATGTTCTTCTGTTCTGATCTAGTAGTACTTGTTTTACACCAACATGCATTCCAGGATTTCCAGTTGTTTTACAAACTTGATTTCAGCTCTTAGAGCATAAATAATGGTGTGACGTCATCGTCTCAAAGAAGATGTCACGtggtttatttttctatgatgtagaagaaagaaaaaacggagagagaaacGTGCCGTTTATTGATTAACAGACAGTCTTATAGAAAACTTAATACAATACAATCATCATATATACCATTTATAGAGTTAAATCATTAATTACTAGTGTAAATCTATTATAGATAAATAAACAGACAATAAATGTACGAGTTATATTTACATCGTCTATTTATGATGTGAAAAGATTATATACACCATTACCAGCCGTCTAAACAGTATTCATACTCTTATAACCCATAATTACAGTCTGAAGATTTTATGCAGTCCAATAACCAAAGAACACTTGAAAATAACATAACAAAATATGCATGAGAAGATAGAGAAGATATGCAAAACGATGTGAGTCattaatgtatgattaattaagtattaatcatttcaaacttaaaaaaatagattaatatgatttttaaagcaacttttctatagaaaattttataaaaaattcacCGTTTAATCTCATAGTTCGGAAAACGTGCGCACGAAAAACAATGGACTTCTCTATGGCTGTCTCAAACGCGGCCTTCGactataaagatatatatataaaacttaaTTCTCTATGGACTGATAGTCTGATACTTTGTagttttttcttaataaaagCTATAATGGATCAGTTGAGCCAAACTGCCAAAGCTTACTCACCAGTCACAACAAAACTTTTACATAAACCAAGTAAGAGACCAAATTAAGATACAGTAACAGTAAGTCAGTAACACTGTTGCAATGCTACTTAAGTAGTAGTGAATCATGAAAAA
The sequence above is drawn from the Oryza glaberrima chromosome 10, OglaRS2, whole genome shotgun sequence genome and encodes:
- the LOC127752406 gene encoding LOW QUALITY PROTEIN: cysteine--tRNA ligase CPS1, chloroplastic/mitochondrial-like (The sequence of the model RefSeq protein was modified relative to this genomic sequence to represent the inferred CDS: substituted 1 base at 1 genomic stop codon), whose protein sequence is MYVCGVTPYDYSHVGHARAYVAFDVLFRYLKYLGYEVNYVRNFTDIDDKIIKRANEAGEDALSLSSRFIDEFHRDMYELQCLPPTHEPRVTKHIEXIIDLITKIMDNGKAYTIEGDVYFSVDNFPDYLSLSGRKVDQNRPGTRVAVDARKRNPADFALWKSAKEGEPSWESPWGRGRPGWHIECSAMSAHYLGNIFDIHGGGKDLIFPHHENELAQSQAAYPESEVKCWMHNGFVNKDGQKMAKADKNFFTIRDIISLYHPMALRLFLMRTHYRSDVNHSDTALQFASGRLYYIYQTLHDGEETVSLYGEHKLENSIPADDQKLIEENHSNFLEKMSDDLHTTAALDHLMVPLRAINNNLSDLKKLQQKLEYQKKKQSQKQQQQQQKKPEDYIQALVALQNEVTDKLSILGLMPMSSLAEALKQLKDKALKRAGMTAEQLQQMIEQRTLARKNKDFAESDRIRTELSALGIALMDEPTGTLWRPSEPELAEGS